One genomic region from Pseudorca crassidens isolate mPseCra1 chromosome 11, mPseCra1.hap1, whole genome shotgun sequence encodes:
- the LAG3 gene encoding lymphocyte activation gene 3 protein isoform X1 — protein MLLGISPLRLSTAKRNQPLLNISPSPLSDLFPLEGCVAQGSEEMWEARFPVWLLLQLLWAAAVEAPDPGAEVPVVWAQEGAPAQLPCSPTIPLQDLSLLRTRQVTWQHLPDSEPAALSPRGPGPRRYTVLRLAPGGLRVGRPPLQPRVQLDERGLQRGDFSLWLRPARRADAGEYHAAVRLGDRALACRLRLRVGQAAVTASPLGSLWTSSSAILNCSFSRPDLPASVHWFRDPGRVPVQESPHHLLAGNFLFLPHVSPLDSGTWGCTLTYRDGFNVSTTYSLTVLGLEPPVPLTVYAGAGSRVELPCHLPLGVETQSSLTATWTPPGGGPDLLVAGDHGNFTLLLEAVGQAQAGTYTCGVHLQGQQLTATVTLAVITVTPKSHGSPGNLRKLLCEVTPASGREHFVWSPLDERSRRTSAGPWLLMPEARLLSQPWQCRLYQGQRLLGTAAYLAELSRPGTQRSGGAPGAWETGHLPLLILGILFLLVLVTGAFSFHLRRRRWRPSRFSALEHGTHPPQPQGKTEDPEPQPQLKQP, from the exons ATGCTGCTGGGAATCAGCCCCCTCAGACTTTCCACTGCGAAGCGAAACC AACCCCTCTTGAACATCAGTCCTTCCCCACTTTCTGACCTCTTCCCTTTGGAGGGCTGTGTGGCCCAGGGCTCAGAGGAGATGTGGGAGGCTCGGTTCCCGGTCTGGCTGCTTCTGCAACTGCTGTGGGCAGCTGCAG tGGAGGCTCCAGACCCTGGGGCAGAGGTCCCGGTGGTGTGGGCCCAGGAGGGGGCTCCTGCCCAGCTCCCCTGCAGCCCTACAATCCCCCTCCAGGACCTCAGCCTTCTGCGAACAAGACAAGTCACTTGGCAGCATCTACCAGACAG TGAGCCCGCGGCGCTCTCCCCGCGGGGCCCGGGGCCCCGCCGCTACACGGTGCTTAGGCTGGCTCCCGGAGGCCTGCGCGTCGGGAGGCCGCCCCTGCAGCCCCGCGTGCAGCTGGATGAGCGCGGCCTCCAGCGCGGGGACTTCTCGCTGTGGCTGCGCCCGGCCCGACGCGCCGACGCCGGCGAGTACCACGCCGCTGTGCGCCTCGGGGACCGCGCTCTCGCCTGCCGCCTCCGTCTGCGCGTGGGCCAGGCGGCGG TGACTGCCAGCCCCCTCGGGTCTCTGTGGACCTCCAGTTCCGCCATTTTGAACTGTTCCTTTAGCCGCCCTGATCTCccggcctctgtgcactggttCCGGGACCCAGGCAGAGTCCCCGTTCAGGAGTCCCCCCATCACCTCTTAGCCGGAAacttcctcttcctgccccaTGTCAGCCCCTTGGACTCCGGGACCTGGGGCTGCACCCTCACCTACAGAGATGGCTTCAATGTCTCCACCACGTACAGCCTCACTGTTCTGG GCCTGGAGCCCCCAGTCCCTCTGACAGTATACGCTGGAGCTGGTTCCAGGGTGGAGCTGCCCTGCCACCTGCCTCTGGGTGTGGAGACCCAGTCTTCCCTCACTGCCACATGGACCCCTCCTGGGGGAGGCCCTGACCTCCTGGTGGCTGGAGACCATGGCAACTTTACCCTTCTACTAGAGGCTGTGGGCCAGGCCCAGGCTGGGACCTACACCTGCGGCGTCCACCTGCAGGGGCAGCAGCTCACTGCCACTGTCACTTTGGCAGTCATCACAG tGACTCCCAAATCCCACGGATCACCTGGCAACCTGAGAAAACTGCTTTGTGAGGTGACTCCGGCATCTGGACGAGAACACTTTGTGTGGAGCCCCCTGGACGAGCGGTCTCGCAGGACCTCCGCAGGCCCCTGGCTGCTGATGCCGGAGGCCAGGCTCCTTTCTCAGCCCTGGCAGTGCCGTCTGTACCAGGGGCAGAGGCTTCTCGGGACCGCCGCATATCTCGCTGAGCTGTCCCGCCCAG GCACCCAACGTTCCGGGGGAGCCCCGGGGGCCTGGGAAACAGGCCACCTTCCTCTCCTCATCCTTGGGATCCTCTTCCTCCTCGTGTTGGTGACTGGAGCCTTTAGCTTTCACCTTCGGAGAAGACGG TGGCGACCAAGCAGATTCTCTGCCTTAGAGCATGGGACTCACCCACCTCAGCCTCAGGGCAAGACAGAGGATCCGGAGCCGCAGCCGCAGCTGAAGCAGCCCTGA
- the LAG3 gene encoding lymphocyte activation gene 3 protein isoform X2 gives MWEARFPVWLLLQLLWAAAVEAPDPGAEVPVVWAQEGAPAQLPCSPTIPLQDLSLLRTRQVTWQHLPDSEPAALSPRGPGPRRYTVLRLAPGGLRVGRPPLQPRVQLDERGLQRGDFSLWLRPARRADAGEYHAAVRLGDRALACRLRLRVGQAAVTASPLGSLWTSSSAILNCSFSRPDLPASVHWFRDPGRVPVQESPHHLLAGNFLFLPHVSPLDSGTWGCTLTYRDGFNVSTTYSLTVLGLEPPVPLTVYAGAGSRVELPCHLPLGVETQSSLTATWTPPGGGPDLLVAGDHGNFTLLLEAVGQAQAGTYTCGVHLQGQQLTATVTLAVITVTPKSHGSPGNLRKLLCEVTPASGREHFVWSPLDERSRRTSAGPWLLMPEARLLSQPWQCRLYQGQRLLGTAAYLAELSRPGTQRSGGAPGAWETGHLPLLILGILFLLVLVTGAFSFHLRRRRWRPSRFSALEHGTHPPQPQGKTEDPEPQPQLKQP, from the exons ATGTGGGAGGCTCGGTTCCCGGTCTGGCTGCTTCTGCAACTGCTGTGGGCAGCTGCAG tGGAGGCTCCAGACCCTGGGGCAGAGGTCCCGGTGGTGTGGGCCCAGGAGGGGGCTCCTGCCCAGCTCCCCTGCAGCCCTACAATCCCCCTCCAGGACCTCAGCCTTCTGCGAACAAGACAAGTCACTTGGCAGCATCTACCAGACAG TGAGCCCGCGGCGCTCTCCCCGCGGGGCCCGGGGCCCCGCCGCTACACGGTGCTTAGGCTGGCTCCCGGAGGCCTGCGCGTCGGGAGGCCGCCCCTGCAGCCCCGCGTGCAGCTGGATGAGCGCGGCCTCCAGCGCGGGGACTTCTCGCTGTGGCTGCGCCCGGCCCGACGCGCCGACGCCGGCGAGTACCACGCCGCTGTGCGCCTCGGGGACCGCGCTCTCGCCTGCCGCCTCCGTCTGCGCGTGGGCCAGGCGGCGG TGACTGCCAGCCCCCTCGGGTCTCTGTGGACCTCCAGTTCCGCCATTTTGAACTGTTCCTTTAGCCGCCCTGATCTCccggcctctgtgcactggttCCGGGACCCAGGCAGAGTCCCCGTTCAGGAGTCCCCCCATCACCTCTTAGCCGGAAacttcctcttcctgccccaTGTCAGCCCCTTGGACTCCGGGACCTGGGGCTGCACCCTCACCTACAGAGATGGCTTCAATGTCTCCACCACGTACAGCCTCACTGTTCTGG GCCTGGAGCCCCCAGTCCCTCTGACAGTATACGCTGGAGCTGGTTCCAGGGTGGAGCTGCCCTGCCACCTGCCTCTGGGTGTGGAGACCCAGTCTTCCCTCACTGCCACATGGACCCCTCCTGGGGGAGGCCCTGACCTCCTGGTGGCTGGAGACCATGGCAACTTTACCCTTCTACTAGAGGCTGTGGGCCAGGCCCAGGCTGGGACCTACACCTGCGGCGTCCACCTGCAGGGGCAGCAGCTCACTGCCACTGTCACTTTGGCAGTCATCACAG tGACTCCCAAATCCCACGGATCACCTGGCAACCTGAGAAAACTGCTTTGTGAGGTGACTCCGGCATCTGGACGAGAACACTTTGTGTGGAGCCCCCTGGACGAGCGGTCTCGCAGGACCTCCGCAGGCCCCTGGCTGCTGATGCCGGAGGCCAGGCTCCTTTCTCAGCCCTGGCAGTGCCGTCTGTACCAGGGGCAGAGGCTTCTCGGGACCGCCGCATATCTCGCTGAGCTGTCCCGCCCAG GCACCCAACGTTCCGGGGGAGCCCCGGGGGCCTGGGAAACAGGCCACCTTCCTCTCCTCATCCTTGGGATCCTCTTCCTCCTCGTGTTGGTGACTGGAGCCTTTAGCTTTCACCTTCGGAGAAGACGG TGGCGACCAAGCAGATTCTCTGCCTTAGAGCATGGGACTCACCCACCTCAGCCTCAGGGCAAGACAGAGGATCCGGAGCCGCAGCCGCAGCTGAAGCAGCCCTGA